From the Candidatus Woesearchaeota archaeon genome, the window CTACGGTTCCCGTTGCTGCATGAACAGCACCTTCTACATCTTCTGCTCCTGCTCGTCTTATTCTGGATTCTCGAGCACTTGATATTCCTCTCTGTATTCGGAGGGCAACAAACAATAGTAGAGCAGCGATAATAAGCGAATATGCAGACCGACCAACCAGCGTATTTGGGTTCACAATGTCACCAGCTACGCTAAGAGCTTTACTTCCGAAATCAACAGTTTTGTCTCCTACACCACATGATTCGACGGTAAAGGATACTACCATTGAATCACTGAGCTGATTTTGGTTATAGAATACTTCCACAACGAGACTATAGTCTCCCTCATCAGCATCGTCATCAACGGTGATGGGATAAACCACCACTATTCCGGTACCTCTCTCCAATGAATAGGCAGAAGTTGGTTCCCAATTAACAATACCATCAGTGCTCCTTATGTCAACAACAATCCCTTCTTCATCATAACCACCAACATTATCTATGTTGAAAGATAACTCTGCGTTACGTTCACATTTCAGGTTATCAGGGATAAGCTCAGGATTTGTAATGGTGATCTTATGTTCTTCTGTACCTCCTCCTGGTGGTGTGGTTCCTGGTGGTGTGGTTCCTGGTGGTGTGGTTCCTGGTGGTGTGGTTCCTGGTGGTGTGGTTCCTGGTGGTGTGGTTCCTGGTGGTGTGGTTCCTGGTGGTGTGGTTCTTGGAGGTGGTGCTACTCCGGTAATATTCCCGATCTTTTGGTTTAAATCCTGAATCTCCTGTTGGTATTTCGACGTGCCACTAAGGGAATCACTCGCCAAATAATAGTCGACCGCTTTTTTGTAGAGGGTGGTGTCAGGCAGTGTACTAGGAGTAACATCATCTGCAATCTTTTTGAGTTGATCTGCAGTGGTTTTTGCTGATGCTGAACGCTTTGCTCGGATTTCTTCAGGTGTAGGGACTGCAGCAACCAGACTGAGAACTAGTAACATGATGACTATACTCGTTCCGAACATCAGCCACTTATTCATTTCCTGCATCCCTCACGATCATATTCTTGTGAAAGAGCATCAGCGTCTTCATAGAGCTTGTCAGCTTCATCAGCGTATTCCATTTTTTTGGTAGGATCTGTTGCTTTATCTCTGTTATTTTCAGCGTTTTCGGCTGCTTTGATTTTTTCATCAATCTGCTTCTCCAAAGCTTTGCAGTTTGGTTTCTGAGAAGGATCAGTTGTTGTGCTTTGTTTACAGGTACATTGGATGACATATCTTCGGTTTGGTTTCAGAGTTTCCTCAGGGGCAGTATCAGGATCTGCTCGATCATCGGCACTAGGAGAACTAAATGCCCAGGTAGACCCTTCTCCAGAGGCACTGATTGACCCATATCCTGGACCCCATTCTTCGAGAATGGCTTGCTTAACCGCCTCTGCACGATCAGATGAAAGTTGTGTATTATACGACTCATCACCCTCCATGCTTGCATAGCCATAAATACGGATGGTTCCTGACTGACAATTGATACCATCTGCACTCACCTGTGTTGCAGGATTTTCCTCACCCTCAATGATATCACCAAGAGAGGCTTTGTTTACTGCGAAAATACCTTCGATTTTACAATCCCCTCTACCTTTCCCTCCAGTTCCTGGAAGATGAACATCAGGTAATCCTGGACGTGGAAGATCAACACGGCCAAAGGACGTGTCAAAGAGACCACCAAATCCTCCACCAGTGCCATCAGACAAGAGATAGCCTGCTAACAAAAACATCAAAAAGGTTAATAGCAAGGCCAACAAGAAGGCTCTCCATTTGCTCATGCCTGCCTTAACCAAGACATTCCAGATGAGCCAGACAATAATCATAAACAAGAATGCCTTAGCAAAGGGAAAGAGTAATGCTACGGAAACATTAGTGTACAGCACAAGGGGAATAGCCATGGCTAATCCCAAAGAAACAGCAACACCAACAACAGCACCGTGCGGAGTTTTATCACCTGCCCATTTATGCAGCCCCATGTAACAGGCTGCGGTAAACATAATAAAGAAAATAGCAAAATCAATGATCTTAGCATAGCTCTGGTATTGATTGTTGCTAAAGAAACTATTCAAATCATAAAGTATATTTTCAAGAGAATTGGCAAGGCCAGCAGACACGTCTACAGCAAGAAGGCTCATAAACACAAGGACTGCTCCTACCATGAAAACCGTTTTCAGGGTTATCATCCCGCTCTTTTCCAGCTGCATCTTAAAA encodes:
- a CDS encoding OmpA family protein — translated: MQLEKSGMITLKTVFMVGAVLVFMSLLAVDVSAGLANSLENILYDLNSFFSNNQYQSYAKIIDFAIFFIMFTAACYMGLHKWAGDKTPHGAVVGVAVSLGLAMAIPLVLYTNVSVALLFPFAKAFLFMIIVWLIWNVLVKAGMSKWRAFLLALLLTFLMFLLAGYLLSDGTGGGFGGLFDTSFGRVDLPRPGLPDVHLPGTGGKGRGDCKIEGIFAVNKASLGDIIEGEENPATQVSADGINCQSGTIRIYGYASMEGDESYNTQLSSDRAEAVKQAILEEWGPGYGSISASGEGSTWAFSSPSADDRADPDTAPEETLKPNRRYVIQCTCKQSTTTDPSQKPNCKALEKQIDEKIKAAENAENNRDKATDPTKKMEYADEADKLYEDADALSQEYDREGCRK